A window of the Mesotoga prima MesG1.Ag.4.2 genome harbors these coding sequences:
- a CDS encoding ABC transporter ATP-binding protein, with the protein MSILKLDKVTKRFGGLVAVDNVSMEIQQGEILGLIGPNGAGKTTLTNLISGVHMVSEGKIIFDGIDITFLPAHKRCNLGIARTFQIARPLKNLTVVENIMVGGLFGNGEKLKESKKSALRLCETIGLEEPDQTLDKITVLDIKKIEIARAMATKPKILFLDEVMSGLNMDETREMIDTVRKIRGTGVTICIIEHVMSVIREITERVIVLDRGTILAEGPYSEVSQQHNVITAYLGEDA; encoded by the coding sequence ATGAGTATACTTAAGCTTGATAAAGTCACAAAACGTTTCGGTGGACTAGTCGCCGTAGATAACGTCTCTATGGAGATCCAACAGGGTGAAATTCTCGGTTTGATTGGACCAAACGGTGCAGGGAAGACGACTCTAACAAATCTTATATCGGGAGTCCATATGGTGAGCGAGGGAAAAATTATATTCGACGGCATCGATATCACTTTTCTTCCAGCACACAAAAGATGCAACCTTGGGATCGCAAGGACTTTTCAGATTGCTCGACCGTTAAAGAACCTCACAGTTGTTGAAAACATAATGGTCGGAGGACTTTTTGGAAACGGCGAAAAGCTTAAGGAGAGCAAAAAGAGCGCTCTTAGGCTTTGTGAAACAATAGGACTTGAAGAGCCCGATCAAACTCTTGATAAGATAACTGTTCTTGATATCAAGAAGATAGAGATCGCAAGAGCGATGGCCACAAAACCGAAGATCCTCTTTCTTGACGAGGTTATGTCGGGATTAAACATGGACGAAACCAGAGAAATGATAGATACCGTAAGAAAGATTAGAGGAACAGGCGTGACGATATGCATAATAGAGCACGTCATGAGCGTAATTAGAGAAATAACGGAGCGAGTCATAGTACTTGATAGGGGTACTATCCTTGCAGAGGGACCTTACAGTGAAGTATCGCAACAGCACAACGTTATAACTGCTTATTTGGGGGAGGATGCCTGA
- a CDS encoding acetyl-CoA C-acetyltransferase, with protein MKKVFIVGAKRTAIGTFGGTLKDVPAVDLGVTASKAAIEQSKVDPKKIQETIMGCILTANQGMGPGRQVSIGAGVPIESPGYSVNMLCGSGMKSTMIGAQDILTGEAELVLTGGMENMSIAPYMLDKARFGYRMGSGTIVDHMIRDGLTDVFNDYHMGVTAENLAEKYGISRFEQDEFALQSQKRAKEAIATGRFKDEIVPVVIRGRKGDVVFDTDEHPRDTSMEILGKLRPAFKKDGSVTAGNSSGINDGASATVLASEDAVKKYGLKPIAEIVAYAQAGVDPAYMGFGPVPAVEKALKKVSMNIKDMELIELNEAFASQSLSVLKGLMEIYGVSREWLLERTNVNGGAIALGHPIGASGNRIIVTLLYEMEKRNLEFGLASLCIGGGMGTAVVVKRV; from the coding sequence ATGAAAAAGGTCTTCATTGTTGGTGCAAAAAGGACTGCAATCGGTACTTTTGGAGGAACTTTAAAGGATGTACCGGCCGTGGATCTTGGAGTTACTGCTTCAAAAGCCGCAATAGAGCAGTCGAAGGTCGATCCTAAGAAGATTCAAGAGACGATAATGGGCTGTATTCTAACTGCAAACCAGGGTATGGGACCGGGAAGGCAGGTATCGATTGGTGCAGGTGTTCCTATTGAGAGCCCCGGATACTCAGTAAATATGCTTTGTGGTTCAGGAATGAAGTCCACAATGATAGGGGCGCAAGATATTCTCACAGGCGAAGCCGAGCTAGTACTTACCGGCGGTATGGAGAATATGTCTATTGCCCCATACATGCTAGACAAAGCAAGGTTCGGATATAGAATGGGCAGCGGTACCATAGTTGATCATATGATACGGGATGGCCTTACGGACGTTTTCAATGACTACCACATGGGAGTAACTGCTGAAAATCTGGCCGAGAAATACGGTATAAGCAGGTTCGAGCAGGACGAATTTGCACTTCAAAGCCAGAAGAGAGCCAAGGAAGCGATTGCGACAGGAAGGTTCAAAGATGAAATCGTTCCGGTTGTGATAAGGGGAAGAAAGGGAGACGTCGTTTTCGATACCGATGAACACCCAAGAGATACCAGCATGGAAATCCTTGGCAAACTCAGGCCGGCCTTCAAGAAAGATGGTTCAGTAACCGCCGGGAATTCTTCTGGAATAAATGACGGTGCCAGTGCAACAGTCCTTGCGAGCGAAGACGCAGTAAAAAAATACGGATTGAAGCCGATAGCAGAAATAGTCGCTTACGCTCAGGCCGGTGTTGACCCCGCCTATATGGGATTCGGTCCCGTTCCAGCGGTCGAAAAGGCACTCAAAAAGGTCTCAATGAACATAAAGGATATGGAGTTGATAGAGCTTAATGAGGCATTCGCTTCTCAGTCTCTGTCAGTACTGAAGGGTCTCATGGAGATCTACGGGGTTTCAAGGGAATGGCTTCTTGAGAGAACTAATGTCAATGGAGGTGCGATTGCTCTTGGCCACCCGATAGGCGCATCGGGAAACAGGATAATAGTTACTCTCCTGTATGAAATGGAGAAGAGAAATCTCGAGTTTGGTCTAGCTTCTTTGTGTATTGGCGGCGGAATGGGAACCGCAGTAGTAGTAAAGAGAGTCTAA
- a CDS encoding ABC transporter ATP-binding protein, translated as MLEVKNLFVSYGRIQVITDFSFNVGAEAVGLFGPNGAGKTTLINSIIGLVKPRSGEILFEGESLLPYETHSIVRKGISVVPQDGELFPIMTVLENLKIGASYIKEARDKVNERLEFVFGIFPVLKERAYQLAGTMSGGQQRMLAVGRSLMAVPRLLILDEPSVGLQPTLVTELFEKLSMIKSEGVSMILSEQNVRQGLKVIDRGYVIENGTLAIESTADDLMHNEHVKRSYLGL; from the coding sequence ATGCTCGAAGTCAAGAATCTATTTGTCTCATACGGGAGGATTCAGGTAATTACGGACTTCTCCTTCAATGTCGGAGCGGAAGCTGTCGGGCTTTTCGGTCCTAACGGTGCGGGAAAGACAACTCTGATCAACTCGATCATTGGTCTCGTAAAGCCAAGGTCGGGCGAGATTCTCTTCGAAGGCGAATCACTGCTTCCTTATGAAACACACTCCATCGTAAGAAAAGGGATTTCAGTAGTGCCTCAGGATGGTGAGCTGTTCCCAATTATGACTGTTTTAGAGAATCTCAAGATCGGTGCATCCTACATAAAGGAAGCTAGAGACAAAGTAAATGAGAGGCTGGAATTCGTGTTCGGAATTTTCCCAGTACTCAAAGAGCGGGCTTATCAATTGGCTGGAACAATGAGCGGTGGGCAACAGAGAATGCTTGCAGTTGGACGATCTCTTATGGCAGTCCCACGGCTTCTAATTCTAGATGAGCCATCAGTTGGACTTCAGCCCACTTTGGTTACAGAGCTCTTTGAGAAACTCTCAATGATCAAATCCGAGGGAGTTTCCATGATCCTTTCCGAGCAAAACGTTCGACAGGGCCTAAAAGTCATTGATAGGGGGTACGTAATAGAAAATGGGACCCTTGCAATTGAAAGCACTGCTGATGACCTGATGCACAACGAACACGTAAAGCGCTCATACCTGGGTTTGTAA
- a CDS encoding ArsR/SmtB family transcription factor: MLLERIKYIDWPAYDFLLCLMRVNCNEMIIEAYKEQDFKDQFVPDPELLEWAKETKKILPDDIKELLERFFDCETYFGAGTFSLVQERNLREPEEFIKALKSTSEKSILGRFLRTGFGTDVKSRDSSQFEELVERLTVDEKEMLLFITESTIFSSFQKANLLGFLENPAETKQDLIYLFEWFLENVFNRMRDEVRRSNEKHLKNLEEYIRKGGTSYIEKLNLLSFFDILETVQTIELSVSPFLGLDQAGLMVMKDRYLFILGYDRIEVPFREKDEKLQCIDVFSALAHKERLAILRELSREPHRPVSLAKKLRISAGDLSNHLEKLKKGRLLESVYDGEYVEYTVNAKELKRLVSESLDKLLEEQN; this comes from the coding sequence GTGCTTCTCGAACGAATCAAGTATATAGATTGGCCTGCTTATGATTTTCTTCTTTGTCTTATGAGGGTCAACTGTAATGAGATGATAATCGAAGCCTACAAAGAACAAGATTTCAAAGATCAGTTTGTGCCTGACCCAGAGCTCCTTGAATGGGCAAAGGAAACAAAGAAGATTCTTCCTGACGATATAAAAGAGCTTCTCGAGCGATTTTTTGACTGTGAAACGTACTTCGGCGCAGGAACCTTTTCTCTTGTCCAGGAGAGAAATCTACGAGAACCCGAGGAGTTCATCAAAGCTCTCAAGAGCACATCCGAGAAAAGCATACTAGGGCGTTTCCTAAGAACTGGATTTGGAACCGATGTCAAGTCTAGAGACTCTTCTCAATTCGAGGAATTAGTTGAAAGGCTGACGGTAGATGAAAAGGAGATGCTCCTTTTCATAACTGAGAGTACTATTTTCTCGTCTTTTCAAAAGGCAAATCTTCTTGGATTTCTTGAAAACCCGGCTGAAACAAAACAGGATCTGATATATCTCTTTGAATGGTTCCTTGAAAATGTTTTCAACAGAATGCGGGACGAAGTTAGGAGGTCGAACGAGAAGCATCTGAAGAACCTTGAGGAATACATTCGAAAGGGGGGCACATCGTATATTGAAAAATTGAACCTCTTGAGTTTCTTTGACATCCTCGAGACGGTTCAAACTATAGAATTGAGTGTATCGCCATTCCTGGGCCTAGATCAAGCCGGCCTTATGGTTATGAAAGACAGATACCTCTTTATTCTCGGATATGACAGAATAGAAGTCCCCTTCAGGGAGAAAGATGAGAAACTTCAATGTATCGACGTCTTTAGCGCTCTGGCCCACAAAGAAAGGCTTGCAATACTTAGAGAACTTAGCAGAGAGCCTCATCGACCAGTTTCCCTTGCAAAAAAATTGCGAATCTCCGCCGGCGACCTGAGCAATCATCTCGAGAAGCTTAAAAAGGGGAGGCTCCTTGAAAGTGTTTATGATGGTGAGTATGTTGAATACACAGTCAATGCAAAAGAACTCAAGAGGCTTGTTAGCGAATCGCTTGACAAGCTGCTTGAAGAGCAGAACTAA
- a CDS encoding branched-chain amino acid ABC transporter permease codes for MKITKSLVIIILLIAAALLPVVTEAYFISVAITILTFMTLSISWDMMLRTGQLSFGTAGFFGLGGYTGIIAVADFGVDPLVGIILGGLLAGGVSLLLGMAILRLRGLYFAITTMALASVFMVVIRNLNKLTGGPSGKIVYTTLFNYDSVKVYWLMLGITVGTIVVSEVFQRTRVHFAIDSIRADETVAKSHGVNIYKYLIFVFVVTSIIQGVIGSTYALQYGFVYPESSFSAHYLLLPIAMALVGGIYSTIGPVLGAIILGLSSEYLKLIMPYGHLIFYGVIIVVVVLFLPNGVYGAIKDVTGFRKRRLEER; via the coding sequence ATGAAGATCACAAAGTCACTTGTTATTATCATATTGCTCATCGCAGCCGCTCTTCTTCCCGTTGTGACTGAGGCTTACTTCATAAGTGTTGCCATAACTATCTTGACGTTCATGACGTTGTCGATCAGCTGGGATATGATGCTCAGAACGGGTCAGTTGTCTTTTGGTACGGCTGGTTTTTTCGGGCTCGGCGGTTATACAGGAATCATTGCAGTCGCTGACTTCGGTGTGGACCCACTTGTAGGGATTATCCTGGGAGGTCTTTTGGCTGGAGGAGTCTCTCTCTTACTGGGTATGGCAATTCTGCGATTGCGTGGTTTGTATTTCGCAATAACAACAATGGCTCTCGCAAGCGTATTCATGGTAGTCATAAGGAATCTGAATAAGCTTACCGGAGGCCCAAGTGGAAAGATAGTTTACACAACTCTTTTTAACTACGATTCAGTCAAAGTTTACTGGCTCATGTTGGGTATTACAGTGGGTACAATTGTGGTTTCAGAAGTGTTTCAGAGAACTAGAGTTCATTTTGCGATCGATTCTATTAGAGCCGATGAAACAGTAGCTAAGTCCCATGGAGTAAATATCTACAAATATCTGATATTTGTTTTCGTTGTGACTTCGATAATACAAGGAGTAATAGGTTCAACATACGCACTTCAGTATGGATTTGTTTATCCAGAGAGCAGTTTTTCAGCTCATTATCTTCTTCTACCGATAGCCATGGCGTTGGTGGGAGGAATATACTCAACTATTGGCCCAGTCCTTGGCGCCATTATTCTGGGTCTTTCATCTGAGTATCTCAAGTTAATAATGCCCTATGGACATTTGATTTTCTACGGTGTAATCATAGTTGTGGTAGTTCTCTTTTTGCCGAACGGTGTGTATGGCGCAATCAAAGATGTTACGGGATTCAGAAAACGCCGTCTGGAGGAACGATAA
- a CDS encoding ROK family transcriptional regulator, which produces MVGKKLDSENIGRSNRKLILQLLRKNPATTRRDLAVASGLNPSTVTKIIKDFLSMGLCEEVRAEETGRIGRKAIVLRLNRKAFMSVVIDIGVEETIIGKGFFDGSVSVVSRFRTPRDFDQFMDLLTKKTSLISRNIPKSRFLGYSLSVPGIVDVENSRIVYVPHLGWKDLVLRERLSRRYPVFLDNEANLSLIAEKWNNPDVVSVRDIVFVYVSEGIGCGVMFDGQIYRGRDYSAGEFGHMTVQIDGKKCYCGNFGCWETIASTEAIVNLATELGLELKGTSNNEKYLNCLRSTDASYEPLLREIERSLGVGIVNIVNSLDPEVVVLGGVASILPEVSLRNLLDFVNSRVLYATGQNVKVIRSMLHEKGMASSKMIGAALHIIDRKTVDLV; this is translated from the coding sequence TTGGTTGGTAAAAAGCTGGATTCAGAGAATATTGGAAGATCAAATAGAAAGCTGATTCTTCAGTTGCTTAGAAAGAATCCCGCTACTACTCGAAGAGATCTTGCAGTAGCATCGGGGTTGAATCCAAGCACGGTGACGAAAATAATCAAGGATTTTCTATCAATGGGTCTTTGCGAGGAAGTGAGAGCAGAAGAGACCGGTCGAATTGGGAGAAAGGCAATCGTCCTTAGACTAAACAGAAAGGCGTTCATGTCTGTAGTCATCGATATTGGTGTCGAAGAGACAATTATAGGTAAGGGATTCTTTGATGGCTCAGTTTCAGTTGTGAGTAGATTTAGAACTCCACGTGACTTTGATCAGTTCATGGATCTCTTAACTAAAAAGACTTCCTTGATTTCGAGAAATATTCCAAAATCCAGATTCCTCGGATACTCGTTGTCAGTTCCGGGAATCGTTGATGTGGAGAATTCCAGAATCGTATACGTGCCTCATCTCGGATGGAAGGATCTCGTACTCAGAGAACGGCTCTCTCGACGGTATCCGGTTTTTCTTGATAATGAAGCAAATCTCTCGTTGATTGCTGAGAAGTGGAACAATCCAGATGTAGTGTCAGTAAGAGATATTGTCTTCGTCTATGTATCTGAGGGAATCGGGTGCGGTGTTATGTTTGACGGCCAGATTTATAGAGGGCGCGATTATTCTGCCGGCGAATTTGGCCACATGACGGTTCAGATTGACGGCAAGAAATGCTACTGCGGAAACTTTGGTTGCTGGGAAACTATCGCCTCTACTGAAGCCATCGTCAATCTAGCAACTGAGTTGGGGCTTGAACTCAAAGGAACCAGTAACAATGAGAAGTATCTCAACTGTCTGCGCTCAACAGATGCAAGTTATGAACCACTTCTTCGTGAGATCGAGAGAAGCCTTGGCGTAGGAATTGTTAACATCGTAAATTCCTTGGATCCGGAAGTTGTTGTTCTTGGCGGAGTTGCTTCGATACTTCCGGAAGTATCATTGCGCAATCTGCTCGATTTTGTCAACTCAAGGGTTCTATACGCTACTGGGCAGAACGTGAAAGTAATAAGGAGCATGCTCCACGAAAAAGGCATGGCAAGCTCGAAAATGATAGGAGCAGCTCTACACATAATTGATCGTAAGACGGTCGATTTAGTATAA
- a CDS encoding branched-chain amino acid ABC transporter permease has protein sequence MESISFLRKHRNLFLLIAVIIVVAIWKPHAAIYGLQRGSLYSLVGLPLSLTLGVVGIMNLAHGDFLSLGIYFVYLFATNLGMDPLVSIIPVFFLLFGLGVVIYKLTITRVMKSGHLNQLLLTFGISMIVLEAMNLIWTSRPRSVYVEYSSSSTTIAGVRFGTYELLYVVFAFAVLIALQLFLKKTRLGQATFAVGQNPQGAKIVGINTGFVYLFVFGISIAILGIAAGVMVPRFAIFPSVGSAFTMKSFCLVAMAGLGNLPGILVSGIVLGVGEAIVQSIPGYAGWSDIVFFGVLIAVIMIRSLRRQSL, from the coding sequence TTGGAGAGCATCTCGTTCTTGAGAAAGCACAGGAATCTCTTTCTCCTGATTGCTGTAATTATCGTGGTGGCTATTTGGAAGCCTCACGCCGCCATTTATGGACTCCAAAGAGGAAGCCTATATTCTTTGGTCGGTTTGCCTCTTTCGTTAACTCTTGGAGTTGTAGGAATTATGAACCTTGCCCACGGCGATTTCCTCTCGCTAGGCATCTATTTTGTCTATCTTTTTGCCACAAACCTAGGAATGGATCCTCTCGTGTCCATTATCCCAGTCTTTTTTCTATTGTTTGGCCTCGGAGTGGTGATCTATAAGTTGACTATTACGAGAGTAATGAAGTCAGGTCATTTGAACCAGTTGCTTCTCACATTTGGAATATCGATGATTGTACTGGAAGCAATGAATCTCATCTGGACATCAAGACCTAGAAGTGTCTACGTTGAGTACTCTTCTTCGTCTACAACAATTGCAGGTGTAAGATTCGGCACTTATGAGCTATTGTATGTTGTTTTTGCTTTTGCAGTGCTAATTGCACTTCAGCTCTTTCTGAAGAAGACAAGACTAGGGCAGGCAACTTTTGCCGTCGGTCAGAATCCACAGGGCGCGAAAATTGTTGGGATCAACACGGGTTTCGTGTATCTCTTTGTGTTTGGGATATCGATTGCTATTCTGGGAATTGCCGCAGGAGTCATGGTACCAAGATTTGCAATCTTTCCTTCTGTCGGTTCGGCATTTACAATGAAATCTTTTTGTCTAGTTGCAATGGCTGGACTTGGAAATCTTCCCGGAATTCTTGTTAGTGGTATTGTTCTCGGAGTTGGGGAAGCTATTGTGCAATCTATACCTGGTTATGCCGGCTGGTCAGACATAGTATTCTTTGGAGTTCTGATAGCTGTCATAATGATCAGATCCCTAAGGAGGCAATCACTATGA
- a CDS encoding ABC transporter substrate-binding protein: MKRVLLVLLVVAVTAFVAFAATPIKIGAVVPLGDITGDQSAKAMKLAIDEINAAGGLLGRPLELIVVDSELKPEKGAAAIEKLATVDKVDFFVGGMASSVHLAQIPVMKRYQKITIWSGAASYLCENAVGPDADWYFHLHPWDYQQGASYGLGWTELAEAYPDIEIEKIFLAYEEGGFGSASHESYLVLQSQANQGEGAWAAVMGDYMGVSFKSAALGGGDYRAMLQQAKAYDPDLFVWAGYDADALPMLQQAKEIGFAPKFFVGAPPGWPAHFGDSPLAEAVTLYGMWAPTINKVSPTAEHFWNAYIEKYNEEPATYFAPLGYTNIYFLAEGIKAAGTLDKAELIKALEEVEYASPIGEVLKMSPSNVIKHQGFTGQKILQWQGGEQQVIWPLNLKTAEPIYPFPSWEGR; encoded by the coding sequence GTGAAAAGAGTACTGTTAGTATTATTGGTGGTAGCTGTAACTGCTTTTGTTGCATTTGCTGCCACTCCAATCAAGATTGGTGCCGTCGTACCCCTGGGAGATATCACGGGTGACCAGTCTGCAAAAGCAATGAAGCTTGCCATCGACGAAATCAACGCTGCAGGGGGATTACTTGGTAGACCTCTGGAGCTAATTGTAGTGGATAGCGAGCTGAAGCCCGAAAAGGGAGCTGCAGCAATTGAGAAACTTGCTACAGTAGATAAGGTTGATTTCTTTGTTGGAGGTATGGCATCTTCAGTCCATCTTGCGCAGATCCCAGTAATGAAAAGGTATCAGAAGATCACTATCTGGAGCGGCGCGGCTTCATATCTATGCGAGAATGCAGTTGGACCGGACGCCGACTGGTATTTTCATCTTCATCCATGGGACTACCAGCAGGGTGCCAGCTACGGTCTGGGTTGGACAGAATTAGCTGAGGCTTATCCCGACATCGAAATTGAGAAAATCTTCCTTGCCTATGAAGAAGGCGGTTTTGGATCTGCCTCTCATGAATCCTATCTTGTGCTTCAATCTCAGGCCAATCAGGGAGAAGGTGCGTGGGCAGCTGTCATGGGAGACTATATGGGAGTCTCCTTCAAGAGTGCGGCGCTTGGTGGAGGAGACTACAGAGCAATGCTTCAGCAGGCTAAGGCCTATGACCCGGACCTTTTTGTTTGGGCAGGTTACGATGCCGATGCTCTTCCGATGCTTCAGCAGGCTAAGGAAATTGGTTTTGCTCCAAAGTTCTTTGTTGGAGCACCTCCAGGCTGGCCGGCACATTTCGGAGATTCTCCTCTAGCAGAAGCGGTAACACTCTACGGAATGTGGGCACCAACAATAAACAAGGTAAGTCCAACTGCAGAGCACTTCTGGAATGCTTACATCGAAAAGTACAATGAAGAACCGGCAACTTATTTCGCACCACTGGGATATACAAACATCTACTTCCTTGCGGAAGGAATCAAAGCCGCGGGAACTCTTGACAAGGCAGAACTGATAAAGGCACTAGAAGAAGTAGAATACGCTTCACCGATAGGAGAAGTCCTAAAGATGTCTCCAAGCAATGTAATAAAGCATCAGGGATTCACTGGTCAGAAAATACTTCAGTGGCAGGGCGGAGAACAGCAGGTTATTTGGCCGCTAAATCTCAAGACCGCTGAACCGATTTATCCATTTCCTTCTTGGGAAGGAAGATAA
- a CDS encoding alpha/beta fold hydrolase, translating into MERSIAEQYVRIVDKKIFYLETVGDDGIPVVFVHGNFASSKWFEPALKILPSGLKGYAIDLPNFGRSDRLEEVSIDNYANYVINFILEMELDGVVLVGHSLGGAVAQSAVIKRPDLIDRVILVDPAPPDGLKTPEEVYPYLEMYRGNRELLKKALIGVMPTREVDEFLEQLVDEALLMDGRCFVENARALEKYDFTEALSEIEVPHLVVVGKLDNIVTEEMARRFERILRDVEIRVLPDYGHSVILEDTELFVKILEDFVER; encoded by the coding sequence ATGGAAAGGTCAATAGCCGAACAGTACGTAAGGATAGTTGACAAAAAGATCTTCTATCTTGAAACAGTGGGCGACGATGGGATTCCCGTGGTATTCGTCCATGGTAATTTCGCGTCGAGCAAATGGTTTGAACCTGCTCTCAAGATTCTCCCCAGTGGATTAAAAGGTTATGCAATCGACCTGCCGAATTTCGGGAGATCTGACAGACTTGAAGAGGTGAGTATCGATAATTACGCCAACTACGTGATTAATTTCATACTTGAGATGGAATTAGATGGTGTGGTTCTTGTTGGCCATTCTCTTGGGGGAGCTGTTGCTCAGAGTGCAGTCATTAAGAGGCCTGATCTGATCGATCGAGTCATTTTGGTGGATCCTGCCCCTCCCGATGGTCTAAAGACTCCAGAAGAGGTTTACCCATATCTAGAGATGTACAGAGGGAATAGAGAGCTTCTTAAAAAGGCTCTGATTGGTGTAATGCCGACCCGTGAAGTAGACGAGTTTCTTGAGCAGCTTGTCGACGAAGCTCTGTTGATGGATGGAAGATGTTTTGTAGAGAACGCTAGAGCGCTTGAAAAGTACGATTTCACTGAAGCGCTCAGTGAGATTGAGGTTCCGCACCTCGTCGTAGTTGGAAAGCTTGACAATATTGTTACTGAAGAGATGGCAAGGAGATTCGAGAGAATACTTCGGGATGTTGAAATCCGTGTGCTTCCTGACTACGGACACAGTGTTATTCTTGAGGACACGGAGTTGTTTGTGAAGATTCTGGAAGATTTCGTCGAGCGATAG